GCCCGGGAGGTTGCCCTCTCTGTGGGTGATGTGATCGGGGCAGAGTTCATCCGGGACGCCGGAAGACCCGGGACACCCTGCGCAATCGGCGCGGCCGGCACCTCCGGCGCGTGCGTCGCGCCGGAGGCACCCGGCTCGCCGCCGGGTGCAACTCGTGCGCCTGTCTCGGCTAGCTCTGGCGGGAACCAGAAGAGAGATGCTGCTTCCGTGAGCTCCGCCACTGTCAGGGTAGACGTCTCTAGACTAGACACCCTGTCCAACCTCGTTGCGGAGCTAGTGATCGACCGGACACGTCTTGCACAGATCGAGAGCAGGATCGCCGCGAAGCACGGTGAAGATGAATTACTTTCCGACCTCAACCGCACCTCCATGCACATAGGCAGGCTCACCACGGAACTGCAGGAGGCCATAAACAAAGCCCGGATGCTGCCCATCGAAAAGGTGTTCCGCAGGTTCCCGAGAATGGTTAGGGACCTCGCGCAGAAACACGGCAAGGATGTGGATTTCGTCATCGAGGGCGAGGACACGGAGCTCGACCGGTCGGTGAGCGAGGAGATAGGCGATCCCATCATCCACCTGCTCAGGAACGCGGTGGGGCACGGGATCGAATCGCAGGAGGAGCGGGTGGCCTCGGGGAAGCCTCCCCGGGGCGCGCTCAGGCTTTCTGCGTTCCGGGAGGAGAACTGCATAGTCATCCAGGTGCAGGATGACGGGAGAGGGATAGACATCGAACGAGTCAAGGCGTCCGCTATCAGGCGCGGCCTGATCTCCGAGGAGGCGGCCATGCGCCTGCCAGACCGCGAGGCTGTCAACCTCATATTCTCCCCCGGTCTGTCCACTGCAGAGAAGGTGGATGACACATCGGGCCGGGGGGTTGGAATGGACATTGTCAGAAAGAATATCGAGAAGCTCAACGGCTCCGTCAGCATCGAGACCGCTCCCGGCCAAGGGACGACTTTCACTGTGAAGCTTCCGCTGACTCTGGCAATTATCCATGCTCTTCTTGTCTCAGTGGAATCGAGGATCTATGCGATTCCACTTGCGTCGGTTGTGGAAATCACCAGGGTCGAGGCTGAGAATATCCGGACTGTGAGAGGCCGCGAGGCAATTCTGGCAAGAGGCGCCGTCGTACCACTGATCCGGCTGCACGAAGTCTTTGGATTCCCGGGCGCGGACGGACGGAGCGGGGCCCGGGCTTTTGCCGTGGTTGTCTCGAGCCCGGAAGGATGGGTTGCCCTGGTTGTGGACTCTCTCCTGGGGGAGATGGAGGTCGTCATAAAGAGCCTCGGCGCTTTCGTGGGCAACATACCGGGAGTGTCGGGGGTGACAATACTTGGGGATGGCAGGATCGCGCTCATTCTGGACATCCCCAGCCTTGCCCGGAAGATTGTGGACGAACGACATGCCGGGTAGCTCAGAAAGGGGGAACGGCCAGGGTGGCACAGGTGACTGACGAATGCGGTGCGGTGGCGATAGAATCCCTCAGGCGTATCGCGGTTTGGGGTACCGACCGGCTGGCCAAGGCGCTTTCACTGATGGTCGGGCGTCCTGTGGGAGTTCTGCCGCCTAGAGTTGCCTTTGTGCCCCTGCGTTCCATTTCCGACATCGCCGGCGGGCCTGAGTCTGCCGCGCTTGGCTCGTATCTGTCGGTTTCAGGGGATTTGACAGGGCACGTGATTCTCCTGATTCCCGTGGACTCCGCCAGGGCCCTTGCTGACCTGGTCATGGGCAACCCCGCGGGAACAACGACAGGTCTGGATGAGATGGCCTTGTCTGCCCTCTCGGAAGTGGCCAACATCACGGGGTCTTCGTTTCTGAATGCAATCGCAGACTCCGCGAATCTCGTCGTGCTGCCGAGCCCTCCGTGCTTAGCGATGGACATGACCGCCGCCCTTCTGAGCAGCGTCCTCTCGGGGCTCTACACCGAATCTGACGAGGCGATCATAATAGAGACCAGGTTCATCGAGACCGAACGGGAGGCACGCGGGTTCTTCTTCCTTGCTCTCGACGCAGATTCACTGGACAGACTTGTGCAAGTACTGAGAGCGGGTGTGTGATGGCCCCTGAGGTTGTGGCTGTGGGAATCGGCGAGATCAAAGTCTCGGCAAGACATGATGTCACGCTGGTTGCGTATGGGCTGGGATCATGCATCGGAGTGGTGGTTTGGGATCCGGACCGGCGGGTGGGGGGACTGGCCCACGTGGTGCTGCCGGACAGTTCGATAGGGTTGGGCAGAGATGGAGTATCACAACCGGAAAGGTTTGCCGATACCGGTATCCCCCTGCTGCTGCAGGCCGTCGAGAGACTGGGCGCGTTGCGACAATCGCTGAGAGCCAAGATCGCTGGCGGCGCAAAGATGTTCGTCACTCCGACCGCTAGTGACGTGTTGGACATTGGGGGCAGAAACGCGAAAGCAGTCAAGGAGGCGCTCGCGGAGGCGCAAGTCCCTTTGGTCGCAGAGGACATCGGGGGAACTGTGGGCCGCACAATGAGGTTCATACCGGGCCAGGGCCGGGTTTTTGTGAGAACACTGGGTATGAAAGAGCGGGAGCTCTGAGGGCTTTGGGGGGTGTAGTCAGTGGCCGGGATCCTCGTGGTGGACGACGCCGCTTTCATGAGACTGAGGTGTGCGAAGCTCCTGACGCAGCACGGGTACTCAGTTCACGAGGCCGAGAACGGGCTTGACGCTGTGACCAAGTATGCTGAGCTTAAGCCGGACCTAGTCCTTATGGATATCACTATGCCCACTATGGACGGCATTACGGCACTTCGCGAGATCCGCAGGTTGGATGCATCAGCAAAAGTGGTGATGTGCTCCGCGATGGGACAACAAGCCATGGTGATCGAGGCCATAAAATCCGGCGCCAAGGACTTCGTGGTCAAGCCGTTCGAGCCGGATACAGTGCTTGCGGCTGTCAAGAAGCTGGTGGGTTGATGCCGAGAATATCGGTGCTGGTCGTAGACGACTCAGCATTCATGCGAAAAGTCATCTCCGAGATCCTCTCCTCCGATCCGGCAATAGAGATCATGGGGACCGCACGAGATGGGCGGGATGCGATTGCGAAGGCCCAGCACAACCGCCCAGATGTGGTGACTCTGGATGTCGAGATGCCAGTGATGGACGGGATCGCAGCGCTTCCCATCCTCTGCGGGGAACTCGGAATCCCTGTCGTGATGTTGTCCAGCCAGACCCAGGCAGGGGCGGATGTCACGATTCGCGCACTCTCATTGGGCGCCGTGGACTTCGTTCGTAAACCTTCAGGTTCCATATCGCTTGACATTGCAAAGGTCCACGACGAGCTGATTGCCAAGGTCAAGATGGCTTCCAGGGTCGCGCGGGGAAGGATCATGGAGATGGCAGCAGGATGGCCGCGGGGCCCGAAACCTGGGCTTCTGTCGATGAGACAGGCGCAACCTTCCGGCCGGGCAGGCACGGCCCTCGGAGCACCGCCGGAGCGGGCTGGCTGCGTGGTGGTGATCGGGACATCCACTGGAGGACCGAGGGCGCTTGCCGAAGTCATTCCCGCTCTCCCCCCTAACCTGCCTGCCGGGGTTCTAGTAGTCCAGCACATGCCCGCAGGTTTCACCCGGTCTCTTGCTGAGCGCCTGAACGAAACATCTAGGCTCTGCGTGGCCGAGGCTCGAGGGGGTGAACGCGTAACAGCGGGCAGCGCGTACCTGGCCCCGGGCGGACGACACTTGCTCGTGAACGGCGACGCCACGCTCGCTCTGGATGAAGGTCCAGCTGTTCACGGGGTCAGGCCAGCTGTGGACGTGACGATGCGGGCGGCGGCGAGTGTTTTCGGCAGGAACACTGTAGGAGTGATCATGACAGGGATGGGCTCTGACGGTGCCGAGGCTATGGAATACATCAAGCAGATGGGCGGAACGACCATCTGTGAACACGAGTCGTCATGCGTTGTGTACGGGATGCCCAGGTCAGTCGCGGAAAAGGGCGCTGCCGATCGGGTGGTCCCACTCGGCCAGATCGCCGATGAAATAGTCGATGCAGTGCTCACTCTGGCTTGAGAGGGAACGAAGATGGAGTACTTGGACCAAGCAGACTACGCTGCGTTCAAACGTAGGGTCCTCAAGCTAATCGGAGTGGACCTCGGGCAGTACAAGTCACAACAGATGGAAAGGCGTCTCCGGGGGATGCTGGAGCGAACCGGTGCAGGTTCACTTGCCGCCTATGCCAGGGTGCTCGAACATGATCCGCTGGAACTGAAGAAGTTTCAGGATTTCTTCACCATCAACGTATCGGAGTTCTTCCGAAACCCCGAGAAGTTCGATGAACTTGAGAAGCGAATTTTACCGGGGCTGCTAGTGCACTCGCCCAAGCTGAACATCTGGAGCGCAGGATGCTCCAACGGTGCTGAGATATACTCTGTTGTGATGATTCTGGACAAGATGACCCCTGGCCGGGTGCATCGGTTCCTCGCTACAGATATCGATGCGACGGTCATCGAGAAAGCCAAGGCCGGTGTTTACCTCGCGCAGGATGTCAGAAACGTCCCGCGGGCATGCCTGGCTCGGTACTTCACCAAACAGCGCGACAAGTATGTCATCTCCGACGGAATCAAGTCCAGAGTCGAATTCAGAGTCCACAACCTCCTGGCTGACAGCTTCGAGAAGGGCTTCGACCTCATAATCTGCCGCAATGTAGTGATCTATTTTACAGAGCAAGCCAAAGACCAACTCTACAGGAACTTCAGGGAGAGCCTCAAGGAGCACGGCGTATTGTTCGTGGGGGGTACAGAGACGATTCTGAACGCCGCAAGTGTCGGGCTCGCATCGGCATCGCCTTTCTTCTATCGCCGTCTTCCCGTGGGGAAGGAGTTGAGAGCGTGAACCGGTCACAGTCCATCTCGGAACAGACCGTGGCTCGAGGGACGAGGATTCTTTCCGGTCTCCACCGACACCTAGCGGCGGCGGCCAGTCCTGATGATATAGACATCCCATACAATGACCTCTCTGGCCTCGTTGAAATGATCGAGGACGATCTCGTTGAAGTAGGTTCGGAGGTGGTCAGTCTGGCTCCGTGCAGCGAGCCCGAGGACTACTTTTACGTCCGCCCGATGAATATTGCGGCTGTTTCCGTCTGGGTCGCTCGCA
This region of Bacillota bacterium genomic DNA includes:
- a CDS encoding chemotaxis protein CheA, which encodes MDQSFGITSEDIAVFLQEALEQLQLLEDDLLVLEQDRANPEVLSEIFRAAHTLKGSSATLGHERMARLAHSMESVLDGLRKNEITVTRHTIDVLFQCLDALRALTKEIATGEQDGTDVSGLTARLEEIQDNQTTGMGGDSTILVVRFSAGCVMPAVRAYQVVDRLMGQFDVLATVPGMDRIEAGDELQELRVILSLGAHGENPERAREVALSVGDVIGAEFIRDAGRPGTPCAIGAAGTSGACVAPEAPGSPPGATRAPVSASSGGNQKRDAASVSSATVRVDVSRLDTLSNLVAELVIDRTRLAQIESRIAAKHGEDELLSDLNRTSMHIGRLTTELQEAINKARMLPIEKVFRRFPRMVRDLAQKHGKDVDFVIEGEDTELDRSVSEEIGDPIIHLLRNAVGHGIESQEERVASGKPPRGALRLSAFREENCIVIQVQDDGRGIDIERVKASAIRRGLISEEAAMRLPDREAVNLIFSPGLSTAEKVDDTSGRGVGMDIVRKNIEKLNGSVSIETAPGQGTTFTVKLPLTLAIIHALLVSVESRIYAIPLASVVEITRVEAENIRTVRGREAILARGAVVPLIRLHEVFGFPGADGRSGARAFAVVVSSPEGWVALVVDSLLGEMEVVIKSLGAFVGNIPGVSGVTILGDGRIALILDIPSLARKIVDERHAG
- a CDS encoding chemotaxis protein CheC gives rise to the protein MAQVTDECGAVAIESLRRIAVWGTDRLAKALSLMVGRPVGVLPPRVAFVPLRSISDIAGGPESAALGSYLSVSGDLTGHVILLIPVDSARALADLVMGNPAGTTTGLDEMALSALSEVANITGSSFLNAIADSANLVVLPSPPCLAMDMTAALLSSVLSGLYTESDEAIIIETRFIETEREARGFFFLALDADSLDRLVQVLRAGV
- a CDS encoding chemotaxis protein CheD, whose protein sequence is MAPEVVAVGIGEIKVSARHDVTLVAYGLGSCIGVVVWDPDRRVGGLAHVVLPDSSIGLGRDGVSQPERFADTGIPLLLQAVERLGALRQSLRAKIAGGAKMFVTPTASDVLDIGGRNAKAVKEALAEAQVPLVAEDIGGTVGRTMRFIPGQGRVFVRTLGMKEREL
- a CDS encoding response regulator → MAGILVVDDAAFMRLRCAKLLTQHGYSVHEAENGLDAVTKYAELKPDLVLMDITMPTMDGITALREIRRLDASAKVVMCSAMGQQAMVIEAIKSGAKDFVVKPFEPDTVLAAVKKLVG
- a CDS encoding chemotaxis response regulator protein-glutamate methylesterase, coding for MPRISVLVVDDSAFMRKVISEILSSDPAIEIMGTARDGRDAIAKAQHNRPDVVTLDVEMPVMDGIAALPILCGELGIPVVMLSSQTQAGADVTIRALSLGAVDFVRKPSGSISLDIAKVHDELIAKVKMASRVARGRIMEMAAGWPRGPKPGLLSMRQAQPSGRAGTALGAPPERAGCVVVIGTSTGGPRALAEVIPALPPNLPAGVLVVQHMPAGFTRSLAERLNETSRLCVAEARGGERVTAGSAYLAPGGRHLLVNGDATLALDEGPAVHGVRPAVDVTMRAAASVFGRNTVGVIMTGMGSDGAEAMEYIKQMGGTTICEHESSCVVYGMPRSVAEKGAADRVVPLGQIADEIVDAVLTLA
- a CDS encoding protein-glutamate O-methyltransferase CheR, with product MEYLDQADYAAFKRRVLKLIGVDLGQYKSQQMERRLRGMLERTGAGSLAAYARVLEHDPLELKKFQDFFTINVSEFFRNPEKFDELEKRILPGLLVHSPKLNIWSAGCSNGAEIYSVVMILDKMTPGRVHRFLATDIDATVIEKAKAGVYLAQDVRNVPRACLARYFTKQRDKYVISDGIKSRVEFRVHNLLADSFEKGFDLIICRNVVIYFTEQAKDQLYRNFRESLKEHGVLFVGGTETILNAASVGLASASPFFYRRLPVGKELRA